In a single window of the Littorina saxatilis isolate snail1 linkage group LG3, US_GU_Lsax_2.0, whole genome shotgun sequence genome:
- the LOC138962475 gene encoding organic cation transporter protein-like isoform X1 encodes MASFDDHIEQIKPFGRYQKVVFFLVCSVGIPHGAHVMLTVFIMATPEHRCAIPGLDNDTYESQGEWHDLLLQETVPYDSEKKAWAQCSYFAGRNVTHPFAPSNDTAECSRWVYSKEYYEETVISELNLVCGDQDKVAMANSILMGGLLGGSLILGAMSDIIGRKKTMMIGLVGQFIVTMATGFVHSYGAFVALRFMATFFGIGFFLAAFVAGMELVGPDQRTIAGIVIELFWALGLFIILFLAYLIRNWHHLQIAVSCFNLFFVGHFFLVPESPRWLVSKGRLEEASAIIRKAAQVNKADVSEKVLSLQDLQSDAPQEKIWHLFTSPRLMVRCLIIFFNWLVVSMVYYGLGLNVGSLSGNLFLNFLYANIAETLSYVFCLIFLFRVGRRPLHCFTMFLGGGACIAIIFPVLYGDEGDQWSTITLSMIGKFGVSAAFAIIYVFSAELFPTMVRNSGMGASSLCARIGGIASPYVATLSIYVSGDFGIALPSLIFGGLSVLAGLAALFLPETLHKKLPESIEDAKNFGVSGKSQGKKSYALGSLDNDDLPKKDGVYNKY; translated from the exons atgCGCGATCCCAGGCCTAGACAACGACACGTACGAGAGCCAGGGTGAGTGGCACGACCTGCTGCTCCAGGAGACCGTCCCCTATGACAGCGAGAAGAAGGCCTGGGCCCAGTGCAGCTACTTTGCTGGCCGCAACGTCACGCACCCCTTTGCACCAAG CAATGATACGGCTGAATGCAGCAGATGGGTTTACAGCAAGGAGTATTATGAGGAAACTGTCATCTCCGAG CTGAACCTGGTGTGTGGAGACCAGGACAAAGTGGCCATGGCCAACTCCATCCTGATGGGCGGACTGCTGGGCGGCTCTCTCATCCTGGGCGCCATGTCCGACAT AATTGGACGGAAGAAGACGATGATGATCGGCCTGGTTGGTCAGTTCATCGTTACCATGGCGACAGGCTTTGTACACAGCTACGGTGCCTTCGTGGCTCTCCGTTTCATGGCCACCTTCTTTGGTATTGGCTTCTTCCTCGCGGCTTTCGTGGCAG GCATGGAGCTAGTGGGGCCGGACCAGCGAACCATCGCTGGCATCGTGATCGAGTTGTTCTGGGCCCTGGGGCTCTTCATCATCCTCTTCCTCGCCTACCTCATTCGCAACTGGCACCACCTGCAGATCGCCGTGTCCTGCTTCAACCTCTTCTTCGTCGGACACTTCTT CCTGGTACCCGAGTCGCCCCGCTGGCTGGTGTCCAAGGGCCGTCTGGAGGAAGCGTCGGCCATCATCCGCAAGGCTGCCCAGGTCAACAAGGCCGACGTGTCAGAGAAGGTGCTGAGTCTGCAGGACCTGCAGTCTGACGCCCCCCAGGAGAAGATCTGGCATCTCTTCACCTCCCCGCGCCTCATGGTGCGATGCCTCATCATCTTCTTCAACTG GCTGGTGGTGAGCATGGTGTACTACGGGCTGGGACTGAACGTGGGCAGCTTGTCTGGAAATCTCTTCCTCAACTTTCTCTACGCCAACATTGCCGAGACGCTGTCCTACGTCTTCTGTCTCATCTTCCTCTTCCGCGTCGGGCGCCGGCCTCTGCACTGCTTCACCATGTTCCTGGGGGGAGGGGCCTGCATCGCCATCATCTTCCCCGTCCTCTACGGCGACGAAG GTGACCAGTGGTCAACCATCACCCTGTCCATGATCGGAAAGTTCGGGGTTTCCGCTGCCTTCGCCATCATCTACGTCTTCTCGGCGGAACTGTTCCCCACCATGGTACGCAACTCTGGCATGGGCGCCAGCTCTCTGTGCGCCCGTATAGGAGGGATTGCGTCCCCTTATGTTGCAACTTTG AGCATTTACGTGTCCGGCGATTTCGGCATCGCCCTGCCCTCCCTGATCTTCGGCGGGCTGTCTGTGCTGGCTGGCCTGGCCGCGCTCTTCCTGCCCGAGACCCTGCACAAGAAGCTGCCCGAGAGTATCGAGGATGCCAAGAACTTTGGTGTCAGCGG AAAATCACAGGGAAAGAAGTCTTACGCTTTAGGCAGCCTGGACAACGATGACCTCCCCAAGAAAGATGGCGTCTATAATAAATATTAG
- the LOC138962475 gene encoding organic cation transporter protein-like isoform X3, with protein sequence MLFDDVLEEIKPFGPYQKRLYFIICWCGLPGALHTMVTVFIMATPQHRCAIPGLDNDTYESQGEWHDLLLQETVPYDSEKKAWAQCSYFAGRNVTHPFAPSNDTAECSRWVYSKEYYEETVISELNLVCGDQDKVAMANSILMGGLLGGSLILGAMSDIIGRKKTMMIGLVGQFIVTMATGFVHSYGAFVALRFMATFFGIGFFLAAFVAGMELVGPDQRTIAGIVIELFWALGLFIILFLAYLIRNWHHLQIAVSCFNLFFVGHFFLVPESPRWLVSKGRLEEASAIIRKAAQVNKADVSEKVLSLQDLQSDAPQEKIWHLFTSPRLMVRCLIIFFNWLVVSMVYYGLGLNVGSLSGNLFLNFLYANIAETLSYVFCLIFLFRVGRRPLHCFTMFLGGGACIAIIFPVLYGDEGDQWSTITLSMIGKFGVSAAFAIIYVFSAELFPTMVRNSGMGASSLCARIGGIASPYVATLSIYVSGDFGIALPSLIFGGLSVLAGLAALFLPETLHKKLPESIEDAKNFGVSGKSQGKKSYALGSLDNDDLPKKDGVYNKY encoded by the exons atgCGCGATCCCAGGCCTAGACAACGACACGTACGAGAGCCAGGGTGAGTGGCACGACCTGCTGCTCCAGGAGACCGTCCCCTATGACAGCGAGAAGAAGGCCTGGGCCCAGTGCAGCTACTTTGCTGGCCGCAACGTCACGCACCCCTTTGCACCAAG CAATGATACGGCTGAATGCAGCAGATGGGTTTACAGCAAGGAGTATTATGAGGAAACTGTCATCTCCGAG CTGAACCTGGTGTGTGGAGACCAGGACAAAGTGGCCATGGCCAACTCCATCCTGATGGGCGGACTGCTGGGCGGCTCTCTCATCCTGGGCGCCATGTCCGACAT AATTGGACGGAAGAAGACGATGATGATCGGCCTGGTTGGTCAGTTCATCGTTACCATGGCGACAGGCTTTGTACACAGCTACGGTGCCTTCGTGGCTCTCCGTTTCATGGCCACCTTCTTTGGTATTGGCTTCTTCCTCGCGGCTTTCGTGGCAG GCATGGAGCTAGTGGGGCCGGACCAGCGAACCATCGCTGGCATCGTGATCGAGTTGTTCTGGGCCCTGGGGCTCTTCATCATCCTCTTCCTCGCCTACCTCATTCGCAACTGGCACCACCTGCAGATCGCCGTGTCCTGCTTCAACCTCTTCTTCGTCGGACACTTCTT CCTGGTACCCGAGTCGCCCCGCTGGCTGGTGTCCAAGGGCCGTCTGGAGGAAGCGTCGGCCATCATCCGCAAGGCTGCCCAGGTCAACAAGGCCGACGTGTCAGAGAAGGTGCTGAGTCTGCAGGACCTGCAGTCTGACGCCCCCCAGGAGAAGATCTGGCATCTCTTCACCTCCCCGCGCCTCATGGTGCGATGCCTCATCATCTTCTTCAACTG GCTGGTGGTGAGCATGGTGTACTACGGGCTGGGACTGAACGTGGGCAGCTTGTCTGGAAATCTCTTCCTCAACTTTCTCTACGCCAACATTGCCGAGACGCTGTCCTACGTCTTCTGTCTCATCTTCCTCTTCCGCGTCGGGCGCCGGCCTCTGCACTGCTTCACCATGTTCCTGGGGGGAGGGGCCTGCATCGCCATCATCTTCCCCGTCCTCTACGGCGACGAAG GTGACCAGTGGTCAACCATCACCCTGTCCATGATCGGAAAGTTCGGGGTTTCCGCTGCCTTCGCCATCATCTACGTCTTCTCGGCGGAACTGTTCCCCACCATGGTACGCAACTCTGGCATGGGCGCCAGCTCTCTGTGCGCCCGTATAGGAGGGATTGCGTCCCCTTATGTTGCAACTTTG AGCATTTACGTGTCCGGCGATTTCGGCATCGCCCTGCCCTCCCTGATCTTCGGCGGGCTGTCTGTGCTGGCTGGCCTGGCCGCGCTCTTCCTGCCCGAGACCCTGCACAAGAAGCTGCCCGAGAGTATCGAGGATGCCAAGAACTTTGGTGTCAGCGG AAAATCACAGGGAAAGAAGTCTTACGCTTTAGGCAGCCTGGACAACGATGACCTCCCCAAGAAAGATGGCGTCTATAATAAATATTAG
- the LOC138962475 gene encoding organic cation transporter protein-like isoform X5 — MTARRRPGPSAATLLAATSRTPLHQAMIRLNAADGFTARSIMRKLSSPRIGRKKTMMIGLVGQFIVTMATGFVHSYGAFVALRFMATFFGIGFFLAAFVAGMELVGPDQRTIAGIVIELFWALGLFIILFLAYLIRNWHHLQIAVSCFNLFFVGHFFLVPESPRWLVSKGRLEEASAIIRKAAQVNKADVSEKVLSLQDLQSDAPQEKIWHLFTSPRLMVRCLIIFFNWLVVSMVYYGLGLNVGSLSGNLFLNFLYANIAETLSYVFCLIFLFRVGRRPLHCFTMFLGGGACIAIIFPVLYGDEGDQWSTITLSMIGKFGVSAAFAIIYVFSAELFPTMVRNSGMGASSLCARIGGIASPYVATLSIYVSGDFGIALPSLIFGGLSVLAGLAALFLPETLHKKLPESIEDAKNFGVSGKSQGKKSYALGSLDNDDLPKKDGVYNKY; from the exons ATGACAGCGAGAAGAAGGCCTGGGCCCAGTGCAGCTACTTTGCTGGCCGCAACGTCACGCACCCCTTTGCACCAAG CAATGATACGGCTGAATGCAGCAGATGGGTTTACAGCAAGGAGTATTATGAGGAAACTGTCATCTCCGAG AATTGGACGGAAGAAGACGATGATGATCGGCCTGGTTGGTCAGTTCATCGTTACCATGGCGACAGGCTTTGTACACAGCTACGGTGCCTTCGTGGCTCTCCGTTTCATGGCCACCTTCTTTGGTATTGGCTTCTTCCTCGCGGCTTTCGTGGCAG GCATGGAGCTAGTGGGGCCGGACCAGCGAACCATCGCTGGCATCGTGATCGAGTTGTTCTGGGCCCTGGGGCTCTTCATCATCCTCTTCCTCGCCTACCTCATTCGCAACTGGCACCACCTGCAGATCGCCGTGTCCTGCTTCAACCTCTTCTTCGTCGGACACTTCTT CCTGGTACCCGAGTCGCCCCGCTGGCTGGTGTCCAAGGGCCGTCTGGAGGAAGCGTCGGCCATCATCCGCAAGGCTGCCCAGGTCAACAAGGCCGACGTGTCAGAGAAGGTGCTGAGTCTGCAGGACCTGCAGTCTGACGCCCCCCAGGAGAAGATCTGGCATCTCTTCACCTCCCCGCGCCTCATGGTGCGATGCCTCATCATCTTCTTCAACTG GCTGGTGGTGAGCATGGTGTACTACGGGCTGGGACTGAACGTGGGCAGCTTGTCTGGAAATCTCTTCCTCAACTTTCTCTACGCCAACATTGCCGAGACGCTGTCCTACGTCTTCTGTCTCATCTTCCTCTTCCGCGTCGGGCGCCGGCCTCTGCACTGCTTCACCATGTTCCTGGGGGGAGGGGCCTGCATCGCCATCATCTTCCCCGTCCTCTACGGCGACGAAG GTGACCAGTGGTCAACCATCACCCTGTCCATGATCGGAAAGTTCGGGGTTTCCGCTGCCTTCGCCATCATCTACGTCTTCTCGGCGGAACTGTTCCCCACCATGGTACGCAACTCTGGCATGGGCGCCAGCTCTCTGTGCGCCCGTATAGGAGGGATTGCGTCCCCTTATGTTGCAACTTTG AGCATTTACGTGTCCGGCGATTTCGGCATCGCCCTGCCCTCCCTGATCTTCGGCGGGCTGTCTGTGCTGGCTGGCCTGGCCGCGCTCTTCCTGCCCGAGACCCTGCACAAGAAGCTGCCCGAGAGTATCGAGGATGCCAAGAACTTTGGTGTCAGCGG AAAATCACAGGGAAAGAAGTCTTACGCTTTAGGCAGCCTGGACAACGATGACCTCCCCAAGAAAGATGGCGTCTATAATAAATATTAG
- the LOC138962475 gene encoding organic cation transporter protein-like isoform X2, whose amino-acid sequence MKFDDVVEAIHPFGRYQKRQYFLVCLIGIPAALHTMVTVFIMASPQHRCAIPGLDNDTYESQGEWHDLLLQETVPYDSEKKAWAQCSYFAGRNVTHPFAPSNDTAECSRWVYSKEYYEETVISELNLVCGDQDKVAMANSILMGGLLGGSLILGAMSDIIGRKKTMMIGLVGQFIVTMATGFVHSYGAFVALRFMATFFGIGFFLAAFVAGMELVGPDQRTIAGIVIELFWALGLFIILFLAYLIRNWHHLQIAVSCFNLFFVGHFFLVPESPRWLVSKGRLEEASAIIRKAAQVNKADVSEKVLSLQDLQSDAPQEKIWHLFTSPRLMVRCLIIFFNWLVVSMVYYGLGLNVGSLSGNLFLNFLYANIAETLSYVFCLIFLFRVGRRPLHCFTMFLGGGACIAIIFPVLYGDEGDQWSTITLSMIGKFGVSAAFAIIYVFSAELFPTMVRNSGMGASSLCARIGGIASPYVATLSIYVSGDFGIALPSLIFGGLSVLAGLAALFLPETLHKKLPESIEDAKNFGVSGKSQGKKSYALGSLDNDDLPKKDGVYNKY is encoded by the exons atgCGCGATCCCAGGCCTAGACAACGACACGTACGAGAGCCAGGGTGAGTGGCACGACCTGCTGCTCCAGGAGACCGTCCCCTATGACAGCGAGAAGAAGGCCTGGGCCCAGTGCAGCTACTTTGCTGGCCGCAACGTCACGCACCCCTTTGCACCAAG CAATGATACGGCTGAATGCAGCAGATGGGTTTACAGCAAGGAGTATTATGAGGAAACTGTCATCTCCGAG CTGAACCTGGTGTGTGGAGACCAGGACAAAGTGGCCATGGCCAACTCCATCCTGATGGGCGGACTGCTGGGCGGCTCTCTCATCCTGGGCGCCATGTCCGACAT AATTGGACGGAAGAAGACGATGATGATCGGCCTGGTTGGTCAGTTCATCGTTACCATGGCGACAGGCTTTGTACACAGCTACGGTGCCTTCGTGGCTCTCCGTTTCATGGCCACCTTCTTTGGTATTGGCTTCTTCCTCGCGGCTTTCGTGGCAG GCATGGAGCTAGTGGGGCCGGACCAGCGAACCATCGCTGGCATCGTGATCGAGTTGTTCTGGGCCCTGGGGCTCTTCATCATCCTCTTCCTCGCCTACCTCATTCGCAACTGGCACCACCTGCAGATCGCCGTGTCCTGCTTCAACCTCTTCTTCGTCGGACACTTCTT CCTGGTACCCGAGTCGCCCCGCTGGCTGGTGTCCAAGGGCCGTCTGGAGGAAGCGTCGGCCATCATCCGCAAGGCTGCCCAGGTCAACAAGGCCGACGTGTCAGAGAAGGTGCTGAGTCTGCAGGACCTGCAGTCTGACGCCCCCCAGGAGAAGATCTGGCATCTCTTCACCTCCCCGCGCCTCATGGTGCGATGCCTCATCATCTTCTTCAACTG GCTGGTGGTGAGCATGGTGTACTACGGGCTGGGACTGAACGTGGGCAGCTTGTCTGGAAATCTCTTCCTCAACTTTCTCTACGCCAACATTGCCGAGACGCTGTCCTACGTCTTCTGTCTCATCTTCCTCTTCCGCGTCGGGCGCCGGCCTCTGCACTGCTTCACCATGTTCCTGGGGGGAGGGGCCTGCATCGCCATCATCTTCCCCGTCCTCTACGGCGACGAAG GTGACCAGTGGTCAACCATCACCCTGTCCATGATCGGAAAGTTCGGGGTTTCCGCTGCCTTCGCCATCATCTACGTCTTCTCGGCGGAACTGTTCCCCACCATGGTACGCAACTCTGGCATGGGCGCCAGCTCTCTGTGCGCCCGTATAGGAGGGATTGCGTCCCCTTATGTTGCAACTTTG AGCATTTACGTGTCCGGCGATTTCGGCATCGCCCTGCCCTCCCTGATCTTCGGCGGGCTGTCTGTGCTGGCTGGCCTGGCCGCGCTCTTCCTGCCCGAGACCCTGCACAAGAAGCTGCCCGAGAGTATCGAGGATGCCAAGAACTTTGGTGTCAGCGG AAAATCACAGGGAAAGAAGTCTTACGCTTTAGGCAGCCTGGACAACGATGACCTCCCCAAGAAAGATGGCGTCTATAATAAATATTAG
- the LOC138962475 gene encoding organic cation transporter protein-like isoform X4, with protein sequence MLFEDVIMEIKPFGLYQKRLYFLISLIGIPAALHTMVTVFIMATPQHRCAIPGLDNDTYESQGEWHDLLLQETVPYDSEKKAWAQCSYFAGRNVTHPFAPSNDTAECSRWVYSKEYYEETVISELNLVCGDQDKVAMANSILMGGLLGGSLILGAMSDIIGRKKTMMIGLVGQFIVTMATGFVHSYGAFVALRFMATFFGIGFFLAAFVAGMELVGPDQRTIAGIVIELFWALGLFIILFLAYLIRNWHHLQIAVSCFNLFFVGHFFLVPESPRWLVSKGRLEEASAIIRKAAQVNKADVSEKVLSLQDLQSDAPQEKIWHLFTSPRLMVRCLIIFFNWLVVSMVYYGLGLNVGSLSGNLFLNFLYANIAETLSYVFCLIFLFRVGRRPLHCFTMFLGGGACIAIIFPVLYGDEGDQWSTITLSMIGKFGVSAAFAIIYVFSAELFPTMVRNSGMGASSLCARIGGIASPYVATLSIYVSGDFGIALPSLIFGGLSVLAGLAALFLPETLHKKLPESIEDAKNFGVSGKSQGKKSYALGSLDNDDLPKKDGVYNKY encoded by the exons atgCGCGATCCCAGGCCTAGACAACGACACGTACGAGAGCCAGGGTGAGTGGCACGACCTGCTGCTCCAGGAGACCGTCCCCTATGACAGCGAGAAGAAGGCCTGGGCCCAGTGCAGCTACTTTGCTGGCCGCAACGTCACGCACCCCTTTGCACCAAG CAATGATACGGCTGAATGCAGCAGATGGGTTTACAGCAAGGAGTATTATGAGGAAACTGTCATCTCCGAG CTGAACCTGGTGTGTGGAGACCAGGACAAAGTGGCCATGGCCAACTCCATCCTGATGGGCGGACTGCTGGGCGGCTCTCTCATCCTGGGCGCCATGTCCGACAT AATTGGACGGAAGAAGACGATGATGATCGGCCTGGTTGGTCAGTTCATCGTTACCATGGCGACAGGCTTTGTACACAGCTACGGTGCCTTCGTGGCTCTCCGTTTCATGGCCACCTTCTTTGGTATTGGCTTCTTCCTCGCGGCTTTCGTGGCAG GCATGGAGCTAGTGGGGCCGGACCAGCGAACCATCGCTGGCATCGTGATCGAGTTGTTCTGGGCCCTGGGGCTCTTCATCATCCTCTTCCTCGCCTACCTCATTCGCAACTGGCACCACCTGCAGATCGCCGTGTCCTGCTTCAACCTCTTCTTCGTCGGACACTTCTT CCTGGTACCCGAGTCGCCCCGCTGGCTGGTGTCCAAGGGCCGTCTGGAGGAAGCGTCGGCCATCATCCGCAAGGCTGCCCAGGTCAACAAGGCCGACGTGTCAGAGAAGGTGCTGAGTCTGCAGGACCTGCAGTCTGACGCCCCCCAGGAGAAGATCTGGCATCTCTTCACCTCCCCGCGCCTCATGGTGCGATGCCTCATCATCTTCTTCAACTG GCTGGTGGTGAGCATGGTGTACTACGGGCTGGGACTGAACGTGGGCAGCTTGTCTGGAAATCTCTTCCTCAACTTTCTCTACGCCAACATTGCCGAGACGCTGTCCTACGTCTTCTGTCTCATCTTCCTCTTCCGCGTCGGGCGCCGGCCTCTGCACTGCTTCACCATGTTCCTGGGGGGAGGGGCCTGCATCGCCATCATCTTCCCCGTCCTCTACGGCGACGAAG GTGACCAGTGGTCAACCATCACCCTGTCCATGATCGGAAAGTTCGGGGTTTCCGCTGCCTTCGCCATCATCTACGTCTTCTCGGCGGAACTGTTCCCCACCATGGTACGCAACTCTGGCATGGGCGCCAGCTCTCTGTGCGCCCGTATAGGAGGGATTGCGTCCCCTTATGTTGCAACTTTG AGCATTTACGTGTCCGGCGATTTCGGCATCGCCCTGCCCTCCCTGATCTTCGGCGGGCTGTCTGTGCTGGCTGGCCTGGCCGCGCTCTTCCTGCCCGAGACCCTGCACAAGAAGCTGCCCGAGAGTATCGAGGATGCCAAGAACTTTGGTGTCAGCGG AAAATCACAGGGAAAGAAGTCTTACGCTTTAGGCAGCCTGGACAACGATGACCTCCCCAAGAAAGATGGCGTCTATAATAAATATTAG